GTGAAGGTCACCCAGCCCGTGTACGATCAGTTCAAGGACCAGCTCGGCGCGGACCTGGTGGAGGCGGCGAAGAAGGTCGCCAACGAGAAGTAGTTCCTGAGCCACCCTCCGCCCCCTGCCCCCGCGGCGGGGGGCGGATCACCGGGGCCTCCGGGCCCCTCAAGGAAGGGATCCCGTGATGCTCAAAAAATGGTTCGACAACGCCGAGGAGTACCTCCTGGTGGGGAGCCTGGCGTTCAACGTGGTCCTGGTGTTCTTCCAGGTGGTCATGCGGTACGTGTTCCAGAACTCCCTCTCCTGGAGCGAGGAGCTGGCCCGGTACATCTTCCTCTGGCAGACCTGGCTGGGGGCGAGCTACGCCGTGAAGGAGCACCGGCACCTGCGGGTGGAGATGCTGGCGGACCGCTTCAAGGGGCGGGCCCGGCTGGTCTTCGAACTTTTCGTGCTGGTGGTCTGGTTCGGCTTCAGCGGCTTTCTCGCCTACCAGGGATACCAGATGACCTCGTTCCTCGCCCAGAGCGGCCAGACCTCCGCGGCCATGCAGATCCCCATCTCCTGGGCCTACGCCTCCGTCCCCGTGGGCTGCGGCCTCATGGCCCTTCGTCTGGTGGGGGAGATTCGGCGGGTCTTGGCCGAGGCCCTCGCCACCCCCAAGGAGGTCTGATCCCGTGGAAGCCCTCATCCTCTTCGGACTGCTCATCGTCCTCATCGCCCTGTCCATCCCCA
The sequence above is drawn from the Aminomonas paucivorans DSM 12260 genome and encodes:
- a CDS encoding TRAP transporter small permease gives rise to the protein MLKKWFDNAEEYLLVGSLAFNVVLVFFQVVMRYVFQNSLSWSEELARYIFLWQTWLGASYAVKEHRHLRVEMLADRFKGRARLVFELFVLVVWFGFSGFLAYQGYQMTSFLAQSGQTSAAMQIPISWAYASVPVGCGLMALRLVGEIRRVLAEALATPKEV